Genomic segment of Iocasia fonsfrigidae:
ACCAGTTACAAAAATCTGCCGACCACTTTTCCCGGCCACAATATAAACACCTGCCTCCCTGGATTCTGCCAGTACCTCCAGGTCATCATTAACTAAAATACCTTCTCTATCAACACCAGTATACCTTGAATGAGGGGCTAAAAACAGGTCATCAAATCCCCTTAATAATCTGCTGTTCTTGCTATTAATAGTATGTTTAAAAATACCTGAAAGTTTTTTATCTAAGGGTTGTTTATTAATTCTATAGTGATAGTATAAACCAGCCTGGGCTCCCCAGCAGATATGGAGTGTAGAGAAAACATTATACCTACTCCACTTCATAATCTCCTTAAGTTCATCCCAGTAATCCACCTCATCAAAATCCATCTTTTCTACTGGTGCCCCGGTAATAATCATGCCGTCAAACTTATCTCCCTTTATATCAGAAAAGGTATGATAAAAATTCGCCAGATGTTCAGGGGATGTATTTGACGGTTGATATGTTTCAGGATGGAGTAGGACAATATCAACCTGTAAAGGGGTATTACCTAAAAGTCGCAGTATTTGACTCTCCGTCTCTACCTTGGTCGGCATTAGATTTAAAATAGCAATTTTTAGGGACCTGATATCCTGATGAATGGCCCTTTTTTCAGTCATAACAAATATGTTTTCCTTCTGTAATATATCAACTGCTGGTAAATCATCTGGAACCTTAATAGGCATTTTACCATCCCCCCGAATTATTTAAATGCTTTATTAAGTGCCTGGTCAATGTCATTTACAATATCCTCTAGGTCTTCTAGACCAACTGATAATCTAATCATATCAGGTCTTACTCCTGATGCCTGCTGTTCTTCTTCACTTAACTGCTGGTGTGTTGTACTGGCCGGATGAATAGCCAGT
This window contains:
- the metA gene encoding homoserine O-acetyltransferase MetA yields the protein MPIKVPDDLPAVDILQKENIFVMTEKRAIHQDIRSLKIAILNLMPTKVETESQILRLLGNTPLQVDIVLLHPETYQPSNTSPEHLANFYHTFSDIKGDKFDGMIITGAPVEKMDFDEVDYWDELKEIMKWSRYNVFSTLHICWGAQAGLYYHYRINKQPLDKKLSGIFKHTINSKNSRLLRGFDDLFLAPHSRYTGVDREGILVNDDLEVLAESREAGVYIVAGKSGRQIFVTGHPEYDINTLQKEYLRDKHRGLNIEIPANYFPADNPEEAPLMTWRSHASLLYTNWLNYYVYQETPYDLQSIN